In the Clostridium cellulovorans 743B genome, AGGTATAGGATATAGCATAGAAGCAATGACAAGACATAAGGTTATTGTTATGAATTTAGATATTTAAATTTTAAGGGAAGTCCAAAATGAAGTATACTTCTAAAAGTTAGATTTATCTAATCTTTAGGGATTACTTCAAGACAGGACTTCCCTTATTTAGTTTAAAAAATATTTGAAATAGAAGAGGATTTTCTGTATAATTTACCAATAAAGTTATAATTATTTTAAGCTTAGAAAGGCTTATAAGATATAAACTAAGGGGGATATTATGAATAACGAACTATATGAAGAGAAAGTAAGTACAGAAGGGAACTTTAAAAATTTTTTCTCTAAGCCAAGTATCTTTTTTGAAAACAATAAACAAAAAAGCCCATGGTTAATTGTTTTTTTACTAATTATAATTTCAACTGCAATATATAAAGGTGAATCAATTTCTGGTAAAGCAGAGCTTATAGCTAATTTAGTAACGGATAATTTCTTAAAGGGTGGACAAGGTGTTGATACAACCATTTCTGTAGTTTCTAAGATTGGTGCTGTAGTTGCAGGTATATCAGCAGCTATTGAAAGTTTAACAACTGTTCTAATTGCATCTTTAGTGATATTTTTATGTGTTAGGTTTATGTTAAAAGGTAATATATCCTTTAAACAGGTTTTATCAATATATTGTTTTGCCAATATTCCTAATATTATTTTCATCAATATTATAAAGATAGCAAAAAACTTTATTGATAATAAGGCGATATCTACCGCAATAAAAGTAATCTTTGCCACGCCAATTAATCCACTGACAATTTGGTCAGTTGTGTTACTTATAATTGGTATATCTGTGGTAGCTAAGGTTTCCATTAAGAAAACTACTGTTTTACTTGTTGGCTTAAAAATAATAACTCTTTGGAGCGCTATAGTTACAATAGGAAAGTATATAATTCAATTTAGTTAGGCGGCAATAAAAATTTCTATTGACGATAAAATTTAAAAGGGCTATTCTTAAAGAAATATTAGACTTAAGAGGTGGAACATGGACGATTCAAAAATATTAGCAGAAGCTTTGGTGAATTTTCTATACGACGGACCAACGATGTTTCAAGTTGTTCAAAATACAAAAGAAATTTTAGATAAGGAAGGCTTTGAAGAGTTAAAGGCTCAAGATAAATGGAAGCTAAAAAAAGGAGCAAAGTATTATATAACAAAGAATAATTCAGCTCTTATAGCTTTTAGAGTAGGAGAAGAGAATCCTCAAGAAGCTGGATTTAAGATAATAGGTGCACATACAGATTCACCGGCCTTCAAGATAAAACCAAGTCCGGAAATAGTAAGCGAAGGAAGTTACGTAAAACTGAATACAGAGGTTTATGGTGGACCAATACTAAATACTTGGCTTGATAGACCATTATCAGTGGCAGGAAGAGTTACTTTAAAAAGTGATAACCCATTAGAGCCAAAGGATATCCTTATAAATATTAAGAGACCGATTTTAGTTATCCCAAACTTAGCTATTCACATGAACAGAACAGTTAATGATGGTGTTAAACTTAATAAACAAACGGATGTATTACCAATAATCTCTTTAATCAATGAAGGGTTTGAAAGAGAAAATTATCTTTTAAAGATTATAGCTAAGGAAGCAAAGGTAGAAATCGAAGATATATTAGATTTTGATTTATATACATATGAGTTTGATAAAGGAATGATTATTGGAGAAAATGAAGAGTTAATTTCTTCTTCAAGAATAGATGATGTATCAATGGTTTATGGTGGAATAAAGGCTCTTTGTGCAGCTAATCCAGCTAAAGCTACTAATGTTATGGCTTGCTTTGATAACGAAGAGGTAGGAAGTTCAACAAAGCAAGGGGCAGATTCTCAGTTATTAGCAAACCTACTAGAACGTATTGTATTAGCTTTTAATGGAGATAGAGAAGACTATTTTAGAGCACTTTCTAAATCCTTTATGATTTCCGCTGATGGTGCTCATGCAGTACATCCAAATAAAAGCGAGAAGGCTGATCCGATTAATAGACCTCAGATAAATAAAGGACCTGTTATCAAGTACTCTGCAAATCAAAAATATGCTTCAGATTCAAATTCTGCAGCAGTATTTAAAATGATTTGTGACAAAGTTCAGGTTCCATATCAAGCCTTTGTTAATCGTTCTGATGAGCAAGGTGGTTCTACAATAGGACCAATATCCTCAACACACTTAGATATTCCAGCAGTGGATTTTGGTGTGCCAATGCTTGCCATGCACTCAGTTAGAGAACTTGCTGGTGTGATGGATTTTTATTATTCCGTTAAGGTTTTTGAGGAGTTCTATAATCTTTAAAATGTAAATATTATAAGATATATTGCTATTCTATTTCTTTTGAGCATGTATACGAAAAATAAAGATATACAGAATTCATGAGATGGCTTTTTAAGAAGCATAAGTTAATCTAACATATAGAAAAAAGGTTTGTTATCCTAGTTATTGGGGAACAACCCTTTTTATTTTTGCTTATATAGAAGAAATTGAAAAAATATAAGTTTTACAAGTAATTCTGAGACATGTAATAATTTCTATACGTATCTATAAGTGAAAGGACGGTGCAAAATGAAAATAAATGAAGAGAATTTTGTTAAGGAACTGAAAAATAAAAATTCAAAAGCCCTTGATTACTTAGTAGATAAGTATAGCAATTTGATTTTTAAAGTTGTAATATCAGTTCTTGGTAATGATAAAAGAGAAGAAAGTATGGAATGTGTAAATGATGTGTTGCTTAAGGTTTGGGAAAAAATACATTATCACGATGAAAGCAAAAGTAAGTTCTCCTCGTGGCTTATAGCTGTAAGCAAATATAATGCAATAGATTATAAAAGAAAACTTTGTAAAATGGATAATCAATGTCATATAGATGATTTAATGTTAGCCGATGAAAGAGTGTTAGAGGAACAAATTTTACATAGTGAAAGCAAAGAGGAAATTCTTAAGGTTATAAATGGGCTGGATAGTCCAGATAAAGATATTTTTATAAGAAAATATTTTATGGGTGAATCTTTAAATGAGATAGGTGAGAAGCTAAATCTTTCTAGGTCAGCAGTTAATAACAGGCTTTTTAGAGGAAGAAAGCTTTTAAAGGAAAATTTAGCTTTGATGAAAGGGGAGGTAGTTTAATATGTCGGACAAACTTTATGAGGAATTTAATAATATTTCTTTTGATGAAGCAGAATTTGATTTAATAGAAGATGCTTTAACAGATGTGGAAATGAAAACTCTTAAAAACAATCTAAAGAAAAGAATTTATAAAAAGAAAAGACGGCATATTAAAACTGCTGCTTCAATTGTGATAACGGCTATTGTAGGGGTAACTTTAATAACACCAACTTTTGCTGAGGCTGTAGGACAATATATCCCTGCTATGGAGGCTGTTTATGAAAAGTTAGGTTATTATCAAGAATATAAGGAATTTTCACAGTACATAGGTGAGAGTAAGGAAGATGAAGGATATACCTTTACAATAGATAGACTTGTAGCTGACAGTGATACAGTTTTAATTGGAGTGAAAGTCAGTAAGCCAGGACTTAATGCAGTAAAAAAGGACATTCGTAAGAAATCTGATTTTATGATGACTGCTGACCTTATAGGTGGGAAGGAAGGTACAATTATGAGTGGTGGAATATTTGAGGAAGTGCTAGATGAAAATACTTCTATTGTAATGGTAGAATGTGATACAGCCCCAGGAAAAGAATTACCTAAGAGGTTTGCTATGATGGTGAATATTCACAATATGTTTGAAAGTAGTTTAAATGTGAATTTTGATTTACCTGTGTCGCGAGAAAAGATACAAAAGGAAACTATAATTAAAAAGAACTTAGGAGAAAGCAATATCGGAGATGGGTTTAAAATTAATTTGAAAGAATTGAAGGTTAGTCCTATAAATACTAGTATAAAATACTCTTATGAAGGAGAATCGACTCAAGAAAAATGGATTAACTTTTATGCTTATGATGACAAGGGGAGAATATACGATTATTCAAGTGGCAGAGCAGATGATAGTGGGTATAGAATAAATGTTTTAGAAAAAATTAATAAAGAAGCTAAGAAACTTTATATCATTCCATATATGCAAATTATCAATGAAGGGGAATTTGATAATGAAAAATACGAGGATTTAGATTTCAATAATACGTTTTTCAAAATAGATACAATAAGAGAATTTGACTTCAAAGATGAAGGAATAGTTAATTTGTATAAGATAGAAAAAAATTCGAAGAGTATTAAGTTTTACTATAATATTATAAAGGGAGAAGGTGAACTAGATAAAGGATATAGAATATGGCTATTCGAAAATAATGGGGATAGGATAGAGGATAAAAAAGTTGTAGCTATGAAAAATGCAAAAATATATAAACTATTTACAAGTGAGGATAATAGCTATTGCCTTGAATAGGACAATATAGATACTAATAAGAATTATGTATATTCAGTTCAAAATATATTACCTTTCAAATATATTGAAGGAAATCAAATAGAAGTAGATTTGAAATAGCTTATTTTTCCGTGAGATTTAATAGTTTTAAGTTGTTATAAGCGCAGTATATGTTAGTCTTAGAGATAACTGAATCTTATAATATATATGTAACAAATGAAATTATAAGGTTTAGTTTAAATTGATATCTAATTAAGTAAAGTATATAAGTATTGTATTATAGATATTAACATGATAGAATAATAAAAAATCGAATATTTCAAGACCTAGGGTAGAGGTGCGGTGTCTATCAGTAGCTGTTATTAGTCGGCAGACGTTTTAGCAACAGTGAAAGGATTCATCGCCGAAGGAAACAAGCTTTTGCAGAAGCCTTTCCTGGCAGTGCACATAAGATGTGTAATGTTGTCACTTTTATTTAAAAGTGGAGAGCTACAAGGTTCACGAAGGTTTCAATATAAAATTTATATTGTAGCTAAGGTGTGCCTTGGCTACAATTTTTTTATATACTTTTATAAAATTCAGCATAAAATGAATATTGTATAAAAATTGAGCAAATAGCAGTTGGGAATTAAATATGAGACTTTTTCAAAATAGAAATAGATAGTAATAAAAATTAAAAGATTCCTATTATTATTTATGTTGAAGAGGTGAAGAAATGGCAATTGTAGTACAGAAATATGGAGGTAGTTCCGTAGCTACTGCTGAAAAAATTAAAAAGATAGCAGATACATTGATAAAAAGAAAAAGCAAAGGAGATAAACTAGTAGTTGTAGTTTCTGCTATGGGAGATACTACGGATGATTTAATTAATCTTGCAAAAGAGATTTCTCCAAATCCTGATAAAAGAGAATTAGATGCACTTTTATCTACTGGAGAAATGATGAGTTCAGCTTTACTTGCAATGGCTTTAAAGGAAAAGGGTGTTGATGCTGTTAGTTATACTGCATACCAAATAGGTTTAGAGACTACAGGTAATTACGGAAAATCTTTAATAAAAGATATTAATGATAAAAAAATAAAAGAAGCTTTGAATAAAGATAAGATAGTTATAGTTGCAGGTTTCCAAGGAGTAAATGAAGAGGGAAACATAACAACTTTAGGAAGAGGTGGCTCAGATACTACTGCCGTTGCTATAGCGGTTAAACTTAATGGTATTTCTGAGATATATACAGATGTTGATGGAATTTATAACTGTGATCCAAGAAAGTATGTAAAAGCAAAAAAGATACCACAAATAGATTATGAGGAAATTCTAGAATTAGCTAGCTTGGGGGCTCAAGTTATGCATTCAAGAAGTATAGAGTTGGCACAGAAGTATAATATTCCAATTTATGTGGGCTTAGCAAACGGTGAAATGAATGGAACACTGATTACGGAGGTTGTTAATATGGAGACTAAACCAATAACAGGAATAGCTACTAGTGATGAGG is a window encoding:
- a CDS encoding DUF4179 domain-containing protein — protein: MSDKLYEEFNNISFDEAEFDLIEDALTDVEMKTLKNNLKKRIYKKKRRHIKTAASIVITAIVGVTLITPTFAEAVGQYIPAMEAVYEKLGYYQEYKEFSQYIGESKEDEGYTFTIDRLVADSDTVLIGVKVSKPGLNAVKKDIRKKSDFMMTADLIGGKEGTIMSGGIFEEVLDENTSIVMVECDTAPGKELPKRFAMMVNIHNMFESSLNVNFDLPVSREKIQKETIIKKNLGESNIGDGFKINLKELKVSPINTSIKYSYEGESTQEKWINFYAYDDKGRIYDYSSGRADDSGYRINVLEKINKEAKKLYIIPYMQIINEGEFDNEKYEDLDFNNTFFKIDTIREFDFKDEGIVNLYKIEKNSKSIKFYYNIIKGEGELDKGYRIWLFENNGDRIEDKKVVAMKNAKIYKLFTSEDNSYCLE
- a CDS encoding YIP1 family protein, yielding MNNELYEEKVSTEGNFKNFFSKPSIFFENNKQKSPWLIVFLLIIISTAIYKGESISGKAELIANLVTDNFLKGGQGVDTTISVVSKIGAVVAGISAAIESLTTVLIASLVIFLCVRFMLKGNISFKQVLSIYCFANIPNIIFINIIKIAKNFIDNKAISTAIKVIFATPINPLTIWSVVLLIIGISVVAKVSIKKTTVLLVGLKIITLWSAIVTIGKYIIQFS
- a CDS encoding M18 family aminopeptidase; its protein translation is MDDSKILAEALVNFLYDGPTMFQVVQNTKEILDKEGFEELKAQDKWKLKKGAKYYITKNNSALIAFRVGEENPQEAGFKIIGAHTDSPAFKIKPSPEIVSEGSYVKLNTEVYGGPILNTWLDRPLSVAGRVTLKSDNPLEPKDILINIKRPILVIPNLAIHMNRTVNDGVKLNKQTDVLPIISLINEGFERENYLLKIIAKEAKVEIEDILDFDLYTYEFDKGMIIGENEELISSSRIDDVSMVYGGIKALCAANPAKATNVMACFDNEEVGSSTKQGADSQLLANLLERIVLAFNGDREDYFRALSKSFMISADGAHAVHPNKSEKADPINRPQINKGPVIKYSANQKYASDSNSAAVFKMICDKVQVPYQAFVNRSDEQGGSTIGPISSTHLDIPAVDFGVPMLAMHSVRELAGVMDFYYSVKVFEEFYNL
- a CDS encoding sigma-70 family RNA polymerase sigma factor, which translates into the protein MKINEENFVKELKNKNSKALDYLVDKYSNLIFKVVISVLGNDKREESMECVNDVLLKVWEKIHYHDESKSKFSSWLIAVSKYNAIDYKRKLCKMDNQCHIDDLMLADERVLEEQILHSESKEEILKVINGLDSPDKDIFIRKYFMGESLNEIGEKLNLSRSAVNNRLFRGRKLLKENLALMKGEVV
- a CDS encoding aspartate kinase; translated protein: MAIVVQKYGGSSVATAEKIKKIADTLIKRKSKGDKLVVVVSAMGDTTDDLINLAKEISPNPDKRELDALLSTGEMMSSALLAMALKEKGVDAVSYTAYQIGLETTGNYGKSLIKDINDKKIKEALNKDKIVIVAGFQGVNEEGNITTLGRGGSDTTAVAIAVKLNGISEIYTDVDGIYNCDPRKYVKAKKIPQIDYEEILELASLGAQVMHSRSIELAQKYNIPIYVGLANGEMNGTLITEVVNMETKPITGIATSDEDVAITLEGLDAKMNIISRLFGTIAERKISIDMISQSAPVNGMVTVSFTIPKDDLNECMDILKKAIDAKHIFIDTDITKLSMVGIGMKNTSGVAAKVFQIFAEENISVKMITTSEIRITCAIYQADKERAIKLIVEKFNL